The bacterium DNA window TACCTCTTGGGGATTTTAAAGGGGTTTAAACCCCTTTAAGAAAATAGAGTAGTTGACAGGAAAAACGAAATATAACAAAATAGAAAAGTAGATGTGGTTCAGTAAATATTTACATAAAAAGTATAACGACTTTATTGATATAGGATGAAAAATAAAAAACTTATAATTTATTCCTTTTTATTTTTTGCATTTGTAATTAGAATTTTGTATTTATTCTTTCTGAAAGATACAGTTTTTTTTGACCCATATATAATGGATAAACATGACCAGAAGACATTTATTTTGTGGGCAGAAGAAATTTTAAAACATCCCTTTTATGTTGACGGAAAAGTTTTTTATATGGCTCCATTTTATCCATATTTACTTTCATTTTTATATTTGATCACAGGAGGAAATTTATTTGGAATATATATATTTCAAATTTTAATTGATGTTTTTTTGTGTTATTTGATATATCTTCTTGGTAAAATACTTGTTGATGAAAAGACAGGTATAGTTGCCTGTTTTTTTTGTGCTTTTTATAAAACATTTGTCGTTTATTCTGCTTCTATTTTAAGTGATAGTATAATAACTTTTCTCTATATTGCTTTTATTACCAGTATATATATATCATTAAACAAAAAAAATCTGAAATGGTGGTTATTAACAGGAATTTTGCTTGGATTTTCTGCACTTGCAAAACCAACTATTGGAATTTTTTTGCCGTTTTTACTTATTGGATTAATTATATATCCAGAAAAAAAAATTATCTCCTTAAAAATTTCACCTCCAAAGCAAAAAATATTAACATTTTTTATATTACTGTTTATAAGTGGACTTGTAATTCTACCTATAACAATTAGAAACTGGTATGTTGGAAAAGTTTTTGTTCCGATATGTTCTAATGGCCCTGAAAACTGGAGGATTGGAAATAGTTCTGATTCAATAGGCCTCTTTTATTATCCGAAAGGACATCTCCTTTCAGTTTTTTCTATTGATTTCTGGAAATTATTTTTAAGAAAATTAAACTTGTTTTTTGTCAGTTATGAATGGCCTCAGAATATGAATGTATATTTAATGGATAAACTGATACCATCTTTAAAGTTTGCCTTTATAAGATTTGGATTTATAGTTCCATCCGGTCTTTCTGGTTTAATTCTGTTCTTTAAAAAATTTAAAAAAAATTTTCTCTATATAACTTTTACAATTTCAAATGTTTTATGGGTTGTTTTATTTTTTATTACAGATAGATATAGATTACCTGCTGTTTGCTGTTTTTCAATATCTGCATCATATTTAATTTTATGGGTTTTAAACGAAATTTTCATAAATAAAAAACTTCTAAAACCTTTTATTTTATTACTTTTTGTTTTAATTTTTGCATATATGTTTAATTATGCTCCTTCAGAACTTTTGCCAGAAGAAAGTAAAAAAATTTTTGGATATTTAAGCGCAAAAAGTATTGAAAAAGATTTGGAAGAAAAAAAACTTAATAATGCCTTTAAAAAGGCAGGGGATTATTTAAGAATTTTACCAGATGACCCCAAAAGTAATTTTTTAATGGCTATTGTTTATTATGAAATGGGTTATATTGATATAGCAGTAAAGTATCTAAACAGAACACTTAAAATTGATCCAAATTTTAAACTTGCTGAAAAATTTTTAACTGATATAATTAATAAAAAATGAAAAAAG harbors:
- a CDS encoding glycosyltransferase family 39 protein; translation: MKNKKLIIYSFLFFAFVIRILYLFFLKDTVFFDPYIMDKHDQKTFILWAEEILKHPFYVDGKVFYMAPFYPYLLSFLYLITGGNLFGIYIFQILIDVFLCYLIYLLGKILVDEKTGIVACFFCAFYKTFVVYSASILSDSIITFLYIAFITSIYISLNKKNLKWWLLTGILLGFSALAKPTIGIFLPFLLIGLIIYPEKKIISLKISPPKQKILTFFILLFISGLVILPITIRNWYVGKVFVPICSNGPENWRIGNSSDSIGLFYYPKGHLLSVFSIDFWKLFLRKLNLFFVSYEWPQNMNVYLMDKLIPSLKFAFIRFGFIVPSGLSGLILFFKKFKKNFLYITFTISNVLWVVLFFITDRYRLPAVCCFSISASYLILWVLNEIFINKKLLKPFILLLFVLIFAYMFNYAPSELLPEESKKIFGYLSAKSIEKDLEEKKLNNAFKKAGDYLRILPDDPKSNFLMAIVYYEMGYIDIAVKYLNRTLKIDPNFKLAEKFLTDIINKK